The Natronomonas salsuginis genomic sequence GGCGACGACACCGTACGCGATGGTTTCGGCCAACGAGTTGCCACCGAGTCGGTTCGCGCCGTGGACACCGGCCATCGTCTCGCCGATGGCGAACAGTCCGTCGACATCGGTTTCGCCGTGGTCGTCGACGACGACGCCGCCCATTCCGTAGTGAGAAGTCGGAGCCACCTCAACCGGGTCCGTCGACATGTCGACCCCGAGGTCTTGGAACCGCTCGTACATCCGCGGTAGCCGCTCTTTGATGAACTCGTCGTCGCGGTGAGAGATATCGAGATAGACGCCACCGTTCTCAGTGCCCCGGCCCTCGGCGATTTCCTGTGCGATAGCACGGGCCACCACGTCACGGGCATCGAGTTCCATCTGGTCGGGCGAGTACCGCTCCATGAACCGTTCGCCGTCGGCGTTGAACAGTCGGCCACCTTCACCACGGACGGCTTCCGTAACGAGCCGCCCGCTCCACGGCTCCCACCCGGAGTCGGACTCGTCGACTGCCATTCCAGTGGGGTGGAACTGGACAAACTCCATATCCATCAGTGACGCACCAGCGTCGCACGCCAGTGCTGCCCCGTCGCCGTTGTTCTCGTCGTCGCGCGAGGTATGTCGGTTGTAGACGGCCGCGTGCCCGCCTGCAGCGAGTACAATTGTTCCGGTGTTGAACAGAACGTACTCGCCGCTGTCCATATCGAAGCCGACAGCACCGTACACTTGCTCGCCGTCCGAGACGAGCTTCGTTATCATCACGTTCTCTCGGTATGGGACATCAAGCGACTGTGCACGGTCGACAAGCGTGTTCAGTAGGGACTCTCCGGTGTGGTCGCCGGCGAAGGCGGTTCGGCGGTACGATTGCGCACCGAAGAACCGCTGGTCTATTTCGCCGTCGTCGGTCCGGGAGTAGTCCATCCCCCACTCGTCGAGTTCACGGAGTCGCGCCGGCATCTGCTTGGCGACCGTCTCGACCTTGCCGGGGTCGTTGACGAAATGTCCCTCGTTGAGCGTGTCCGCGGCGTGGATCGTCCAGTCGTCTTCGGGGTCGTGAGTGCCGAGGGCACCGTTGATACCGCCGCGGGCCCACGTCGTGTGTGCATCGCCGTGATTCCGCTTACCCAGCACGAGGACGTCTTCGACGCCACGTTCGGCCAGTTCGATGGCCGTTCGGGCACCAGCGGCACCTGCACCAACTACGAGCACCGAGACGTCGACTTCGACGTACTCGGGAACGCTTGTCTCCATCGCATTGTCGGAAAAGCTCACAATTTATAATGTAGTTCAAGCCTCATGAACCCTTCGCGTGTGCCCCCACACGCGTCAATCGCAGGAAACCGCTCTACAGACTATCCACTCCCTTCGGCATTGGTACTCGGGTGCTGTCACTCCGGGTGACGCGAACCAGCGGCATCAACGAGCGGAAGGGTATCGCGAGCGGGAACGCGACCCGCAACGGGGTTTATGTCTGTCTACTGGCCGAGAACGGTATAGAGGGTCCGACAGACCTCTCCGAGAGCCAGAAGGGCTGGAAGCAAATCATCGGCGGTGAGTTCGACCTGGACATCAGTCCCGAGTGCTCGCAGTACGGCGATTCTCAGAGTGAACATTTCAACGCGCTATCAAGAGATGCGACTCAACGGAAAGTGTACGGTCGTCGCACACTTCGAGCAAACGGGCTGGACGATCACTACCGACGAGATTGTCGGTTAGTCCCGTCGAACTAACGACGGGACTGTCGAGGTGCTCCCGGCATGACTCGCTCCTTTGACTTCCAATCCGCTCGCGACGACGGTGGCGACTCCTGGACCGCGCTGATACGTCTAGGGGTCGAAATTCGGTCGGATGGCGTTCGCGTCTTCTCTGGTCGAAAGCCGCCGTTTCTCTAGACGCGCCGAGACGAACTGAAGAAGCGTTTCGACTCGACCCATTAGGGCGCTCCACACGGTCCCGTCGTCAGCGTCGTGCGTCACCACCGTCCATCGACGGCAATCGGACACGCCACCGGTACGCCGGTACGATATACCTACCAGTTTAGTACGACGACGTTAATGACCACACAACTCGATGACGGACATTCACTTTCCACGGGAAACGAAGGGCTGCTACTACCAGCGCCCCGGGAACTGCTGTGCCGTCTGTTATCTCCGTCTCACTCGGTCGCTTCTCACGCCGAGTTGAAGCCAACGCGACGACACACCGCGGCCGTCGACTCGCGAAGGGGCCTGTCTCTCCATTCCTCGCCACGACTTCGCACCGTTTTATATGTCGCGGGTGATTGTACCGACCGAACCAACGCATGAAACTGGGCCAATTCGAACTACCTGACCACACAGCGGCGAGAGCGGGAGCGATCACCGAGGACGGTGTCGTCGATCTGGCCGACGCCGGCGAGCAAGCTGGCGTGGCGCTCCCGAGCGAGACGTGCGAGCTCTTCGACGTCTGGAACTGGCGCGAGAAAGTCGAACTTGCCGTCAAGTACGCAACGGAAACCGGCGAGGCGATCCACGCTCGCGAGGACGTCACTGCGACCGCGCCGATCACGGATCCGCAGAAGGTCATCGCCATCGGCCTGAACTACATGGATCACGCCGACGAGGGTAACATGGATCTCCCCGGTTCGCCGCTGATCTTCTCGAAGTTTCCACAGGCGATCGTCGGCCCGAACGACGCGGTCGAGTGGGATCCGGAGCTAACCGCGGAGGTCGACTACGAGGCCGAACTGGTGGCGGTCATCGGCGATCGCGCCCGCAACGTCGATGTCGACGAGGCGCTGGAGTACGTCGCCGGCTACACCGTCGGCAACGATGTCTCCGCGCGCGATCTGCAGATGTCGGACGAGCAGTGGGTTCGCGGCAAGAGCCTCGACACGTTCGCCCCGCTTGGCCCGCACATCGTCACACCCGAGGAGCTCGACGACGTCGAGTCGCTCGACATCTGGACGGAGGTCAACGGCGAGCGCCTGCAGGACGCGAACACCGAGCAGCTGATCTTCTCGATCGCCGAACTCGTCTCCTTTTGTAGCGAGGCGTTCACGCTCGAACCCGGTGACGTAATCTTCACCGGAACCCCCGACGGTGTCGGCTACTTCCGTGATCCGCGCATCACGCTGGACGACGGGGACACGATGACAGTCGCCGTCGAGGGGATCGGCGAACTCACGAACGAGTGTCGCCACACCGAGTAGCGACGGGCGAGTCCGGCCGGTTCACTCCGGGTACTTCGGCTGACGCTTCTTCGCGCGCCCGAGCGCCGTCTCGACGACGTCCCGGACGTCGCCGTGGAACTCATCGCCGTGACCGGTGTACATGTGTTCGATGTCGTCGCCCATGACCTCCAACAGCGCTTTGATGCTCTCGATGAGTCGCTCTCTGGACTGGCCGGGCATGTCCGTTCGCCCGAAGCTCCCGTAGTCAAACGCGCCGTCGTCGTGGACGACGACGTCGCCGCTGAACAGCGTCGTCTCGGAGACGAACGCGACGTGGTCGTCGGCGTGGCCGGGCGTGTAGACGACGTCGAACGGCTCGTCGCCGATGAACACCTGATCGTCGTCGTCGAGTTCGCCCTCGCGTCGCGGGTGGTCGGCGTAGGCGTACAGCGGCGCGTCGAACGCGTCGAGCACGGCGTCGAGTTCGGCGATGTGGTCGCTGTGTTGGTGCGTCAACATGATCGCATCGAGCGCGTCGGTGTGCGATTTGACGGCGTCGACGACGCCGCTCCACGCCCCCGCGTCGACGAGTACCGTCCGCTCGCCCTCGACGAGGTAGGCGTTGCAGGTGAATACGTCCGCGTCCGCCGTGACGTTATATACGTCCATACGAGTCGCTCGGCTTCCGACGTATTCATACCCACGGACGGGGCGGCCACGTCCCACCGTGCCGTCGACGACGCCCCACCATTTACAATCCCGACGGTGGTATACACACGCATGGGGTTCGGTAGCTACGACGAGTCCGAACAGGGAAATCACGACATCGACACCGACGATCTGGACGAGGACGGGCCGAAGATGGCGGCGGCCCACGACGGTGAACTCAACTTCGAGTACGACGACGCCTCCAGTGAAGATCTGCTCGAGGCCTACGAGGAGTTCAAAAGCCGGTGAACGCCGGCCGCCGAGCGCTCGGGATCGCCGAATCGTACCGGGGAATCGACGACGGAGCGACGAGTACGCTCGGCGGTGCCGTCGTCCGCGCGAACCGCGCCGTCGACGATTTCGCGCTCACGACGTGTCTCGTCGGGGGGCGCGACGCGACCGACGCCGTCGCCGATCTGTGGAACCGACTCGACCGCCCCGACGTCCGATACGTCTTCGTCGCGGGCGTCGCCCCGGCGTGGTACAATCTTCTCGACCTCGACGCGCTGGCGGCCGCGACCGACCGCCCCGTGCTGGCGATCTCCTTCGAAGCGAGCGACGGCCTCGAATCGGGCATCGAGGACGCCTTCGACGGCGACGAGCGCGCGGCGCGTCTCGACGCCTACCGCTCGCTCCCGGACCGCTTTCGGCTCCGCGTCGACGACGCGCCACTGTTCGTCAGGAGCGTCGGCCTCGACGAGCCGGACGCGGCTGCCGTCGTCGAGGCGTACACCCACGAGCGCCGGCCGGAGCCGCTTCGGGTCGCGCGAGCGCTCGCCCGACGGGTCGACGCCGCCCGTCGCGACGGTCGACTCGCCTCCGAGTGATCCATGTCGAGAGCGCTCCGGCCGGACGATCCGAGGGGGTTAACTCCCATCCCGTCGATCGGGCGGACGTGACCGACGTGACTGATGAGATCGACGTGACCGACTGCACCCGGTGTCCGGCGCTGTGCGACTCGCGGAGCCGCATCGTCAACGGCGTCGGGCCGACGGACGCGTCGCTGTTGTTCGTCGGTGAGGCCCCTGGCCGACAGGAGGACGAGACGGGCGAGCCGTTCGTCGGCCGCTCCGGCGACGTGCTCGACGAGGCGCTCCGCGACCGCGGACTCGCCCGCCGCGACGTCCGGATCACGAACTGCGTCCGGTGTCGCCCCCCGGACAACCGCGATCCGCGCGCCGAGGAACTGGCGAACTGTCGGCCATATCTCGACCACGAGATCGACGCGATCGACCCCGAGGTGATCGTGGCGCTCGGGAAGGTCCCCTCCGAGCACCTCCTCGGCCGATCGGTCGCGGTGACCGCCGAGGCGGGGTCGCTCCACGACGTGTCGATCGCCGGGACGCCGCGGCGCACCCTCGTCTGCGTCCATCCCGCCGCGACGCTGTACGATCCGGGTCAGCGCGAGACGTTCACCGCGGCGCTCGACGCGGCGGTCGAGTTCGTCGACGGCGGCGACCAATCGCGGCTTGGCGACTTCTGACTCCGATCTCGCGGCTCTGTCGGTTCTTGGGGTGCCTGGAGACCAACAGCATCGAGGCAGGCTCAAGACAATCACGTTTTGTACACTGCAACCAAGAATACGTATGCTTGATTCACTTGCCCAACATGAGCGGGCGCTCAGCGGGCCAATTCCAGAGTACAGTGAAGAGGAGCTGCGTGAGCGGGCCCGCTCGTTCATCTCACAGTGTTATGAGGAGCTTGAGAGAGAGTGGGTCATCGACTTCCGGCTTGCCGAGATAGACCGTGAAATCTCGCAAAAAGGGACGTATACCCACACCGAAGAAGAACTGACTCATGGGGCGCGGATAGCGTGGCGCAACAGCAATCGGTGTATTGGACGGTTGTTCTGGCAGTCGCTGGAGGTTATCGACGAACGAGACCTCAATACCCCTGAAGAGGTTCACCAAGCGTGCTGTCAGCACATCGAACACGCCAGGAACGGTGGCACGATCCGTCCGACGATTACCATCTTCCAGCCTGACACACCATGCACTGATCGAGTCCGAATCTGGAACTATCAGCTACTTCGGTACGCCGGGTACGAAACTGACGACGGGATCGTCGGTGACCCAGCCGAGGTCGAGTTTACTCGCTACTGCCAATCGAAGGAGTGGGAAGGCAACGGCGGGCCGTTTGACCCCCTCCCACACGTGATCCAAGTCGGTAACGACGAGCCAGAACTGTTCGACGTCCCACCGGATCTGTTCGAAGAGGTGGAGATTACTCACCCGGACTACGACTGGTTTGCCGATCTTGGCCTTCGCTGGTACGACGTGCCGATTGTCTCAAACATGCGGCTCGAAATCGGTGGAATCAGTTACACCGCTGCACCGTTCAATGGGTGGTACATGAGTACCGAAATTGGCGCACGGAACTTCGCTGACGAGGACAGATACGACATGCTGGCGGCAATCGGCGACCAACTCGGGTACGACACCTCAGAAAATCGCTCGCTCTGGAAAGACGAAGCACTGGTTGAACTCAATCGGGCGGTGATACACTCTTTCGACGCCGCGGGCGTGAAAACCGTCGATCATCACACTGCGAGCGAGCAGTTTGGCCAGTTCGAACGAAACGAAGAACGTGCTGGGCGAGATGTGACTGGTGACCGTAGCTGGCTGCTCCCCCCGATGAGCTCTGCGACGACACACGTGTTCGACCAAACCTACGAGACGACAGTGAACACGCCGAACTTCTTTTATATGCCCGAGGAACTCACAAAGGAGTAGCGATTTGTGTACGCGATCTATCTACGGGACGGAGAACTGAGTCACAGCTGAATGCTCTCTATCAGCAATCTACGGCGCAACCGACAGGGTCATCCATCCGTAACGGTGCAAAAGTGACATCCCCCTCGCCGTAAACAGTAGTTGCCGAACCTCGCTGAGTAACTATGGTCACTAGAGGAGTGCGAACCGTCGCAATCCCGGAGGAAATTCTCTGTGGCTACCTCGAAGGAAATCTGATTCGGCAACTACGGTAAACGGCGGGATTCTCTCCTTGAAAAAGATGGCCCGTTCAACGAATCGAAGAAGCCGTGACTTTGGGAGAGCATCCATCTTTTCTCCAGCTACTCACCTGTCGTGTTTGTCAGCAGGGGTTTCAACAAGGCCGATCTCGCGGATGGAAACCCACTTTGCCCGCCGCCGCGGAGTGGGCGTATGAGCATCACCCAGCGAACCGCGGAGGTCGTCCTCGTCGATTACGGGCTCGGCAACCTCCGGAGCGTCACCCGCGGGCTGGAGCGCGCCGGCGCCGACGTGACGCTTTCGGACGATCCGGCCGACTTCGACGCCGCCGACGGCATCGTGTTACCGGGCGTCGGCGCGTTCAGCGAGGGCATGGAGAACGCCGGGCCGTTCCGCGACGCGCTCGTCGACGCGGCCGAGGCGGGACGCCCGCTGTTCGGCATCTGTCTCGGTATGCAGATGCTTCTCACCTCGAGTGAGGAGTCGGAGACGGTCGGGCAGGGCGATGTCACGGGCCTCGATCTCGTTCCGGGGACGAACCTCCGATTCGACCAGGGGCAGAAAGTGCCCCACATGGGGTGGAACGAACTGGCTGTCTCGCGCGAGCACCCGATCGCCGAGGGAATCGATGGCGAGTACGCCTACTTCGTCCATTCGTATTACGCCGATCCGGACGACGAGAACGCCATCGTCGCGACGACCGACTACGGCGTCGAGTTCCCCGCGATCATCGCGAACGAGGCCGGGAACGTCTTTGGTACGCAGTTCCACCCCGAGAAATCCGGCGAGACGGGGCTTCGGATCCTGCGGAACTTCGTGCAGTACTGTCTGGAGTGACCCTCGGCGGTCACGAGCCCCCGACTGGTCTTTTCCCCACGCCGACCACATTTGTCTCCGAGTACTACATCAGCGGCCGTCCGGCCGCTGTATATAGCTCTATATTTCGGTACAGTACTCTTTTACTCGTGATGACTGACCCGTACCGCTCAGTATTGCTCCCCGGTCAGCCGTACCTCCTCGTGGGGGAATATATCAATATTACTATAGCTTAATATCGGACGGTGGCTGTCGTCTGGTGATGGGATCCAATACCCCACGACGACGACGGTTCCTGAAAGGCACGGCAGCGACGGTGACCTTCGGTCTTGCTGGCTGCATCGGATCGCAGTCCGCCGACACCAGCGGCAACGGGGGCAGTAGCGAGGATCCGTTGCTCGCCGACGATAGCGAGTTCGAGTTCTCCGATCCGAACTGGGCCGAGAACAACTACCTCTCCTCTGCGCTGATCGACGCTGGGTACGAACGGGGCCAGCGTGCCGATCTCGAACGCATGGGCAGCCGCGAGGTCGACGAGGTCCCACACGGCGACCCGGTCCGTGAAGCGCCGAGCGACGAGAGCGAGTACCTCGACCCCGACACACTCGTCTTCACCGAGAGCCCCAGCGAGGACGTGGAGGGTCGCTACGAGGAGGATTTCGAGGCCGTCTTCGATCGCATCCGCGAAGAGACAGGCAAGGAAGTCGAGTACAGCCGCGTCGACAGCTATGCAGCTTCCGTCGAGGCGATGCGCTCGGAACGTGCCCACATCGCCAACTTTTCGACCGGCGCAACGGCGTTCGCGGTCAACCTCGCCGGTGCAGTCCCGTTCGCCGTCGGCCTCGCCAGCGACGGGGCGTTCGGATATCGGCTGTTCGCGACGACGCGGGCCGAGGCCCACGACATCCAGAGCGTCGACGACTTCGCCCGTGAGAATGTGACCATCGCCCACGCCGAAGAGTCCTCAAACTCCGGGCACCAGGCCCCCTCGGCGCTGTTCGACCAGAAGTTCGACGTAACGCCCGGAGAGGACTACGAGGTAAACTTCTCGGGTGGCCACTCCAACACCGCCCGCGGGATCGCCGCCGGCGACTACGACGCCGGCCCCATCTGTTCGACCTGTCTGAAAGACACCGTCGAAGGTGACAGCAGCCTCGATTTCGACGATTTCAAAGTCGTTTGGGCCTCCAATCCGTTCCCGAACGGCCCGATCACCTACCGGTACAACCTCCATCCCGATATCGTCGAGGGGATCAAAGCGGCTTGGCTCGACAGCGACTTCTCGGGCACGGACTACGCCGCACGGACCGACTACACCGAATTCCTCCCGATCGAGTACCGCCGACACTGGTACGATATCGTGACGATTCAGGGATACAACGACGTCCAGTACGAACAAGGCGCACTGAGTGAGTAATGCTGATCGTCTCCGAACTACAGAAGACCTATCCGACCGGCGACGAGGCCCTGAAGGGCGTCGATCTCTCGGTCGAGGGCAGCGAGACCGTGGCGATGATCGGTCCGAGCGGCGCCGGCAAGAGCACCTTCATCCGGTGTATCAACCGGCTCACCGAACCGACCGCCGGCACCGTCGAACTCGACGGGGAGGATCTGACCGGTCTCGATGACGAGGCACTTCGCGCGGCACGCCGCGACATCGGCATGATATTTCAGGAGTACAACCTCGTCGAGCGGCTCACCGTGATGGAGAACGTGCTAACCGGTCGGCTCGGCTACGTCTCGGCGTGGGCGGCCTTCCGCCGGAACTTCCCGCCGGACGCGATCGAACGGGCCTACGAGATTCTCGATCGGGTCGGCCTCGGTGAGATGGCCGACAAACGCGTCGACGAGCTCTCGGGCGGGCAACGACAGCGGGTCGGCATCGCACGAGCGGTGATTCAAGACCCGAAGATCCTGCTCGTTGACGAGCCGACATCCAGCCTCGATCCGGAGACCTCCGAGACAGTGATGAAACTACTGACCGAAATCGCCGCCGAGCGCGAGGTTCCCGTCCTCATCAACATCCACGAGGTGGACTTGGCGATCGAACACGCCGACCGGATCGTCGGCCTTCACGACGGTGAACTCGTCTTCGAGGGAACGCCGGGCGACCTCGACGAACACGGGCTCGACACCGTGTACCGTGGCGCGGATCCGAGGGGCACGGATTCGCACGACGTAGGCGATGCCGAGCGGGCCGACGACCGTCTCGTGCTCAATAAAACCGAACCGGCGAACGGGGGGCTCTGAGGTGGCGGCCGGCGAAGCGACGTGGGACCGTCCGAGCGTCTTCCCGCGCCG encodes the following:
- a CDS encoding nitric oxide synthase oxygenase; protein product: MLDSLAQHERALSGPIPEYSEEELRERARSFISQCYEELEREWVIDFRLAEIDREISQKGTYTHTEEELTHGARIAWRNSNRCIGRLFWQSLEVIDERDLNTPEEVHQACCQHIEHARNGGTIRPTITIFQPDTPCTDRVRIWNYQLLRYAGYETDDGIVGDPAEVEFTRYCQSKEWEGNGGPFDPLPHVIQVGNDEPELFDVPPDLFEEVEITHPDYDWFADLGLRWYDVPIVSNMRLEIGGISYTAAPFNGWYMSTEIGARNFADEDRYDMLAAIGDQLGYDTSENRSLWKDEALVELNRAVIHSFDAAGVKTVDHHTASEQFGQFERNEERAGRDVTGDRSWLLPPMSSATTHVFDQTYETTVNTPNFFYMPEELTKE
- a CDS encoding fumarylacetoacetate hydrolase family protein, translated to MKLGQFELPDHTAARAGAITEDGVVDLADAGEQAGVALPSETCELFDVWNWREKVELAVKYATETGEAIHAREDVTATAPITDPQKVIAIGLNYMDHADEGNMDLPGSPLIFSKFPQAIVGPNDAVEWDPELTAEVDYEAELVAVIGDRARNVDVDEALEYVAGYTVGNDVSARDLQMSDEQWVRGKSLDTFAPLGPHIVTPEELDDVESLDIWTEVNGERLQDANTEQLIFSIAELVSFCSEAFTLEPGDVIFTGTPDGVGYFRDPRITLDDGDTMTVAVEGIGELTNECRHTE
- a CDS encoding L-aspartate oxidase, encoding METSVPEYVEVDVSVLVVGAGAAGARTAIELAERGVEDVLVLGKRNHGDAHTTWARGGINGALGTHDPEDDWTIHAADTLNEGHFVNDPGKVETVAKQMPARLRELDEWGMDYSRTDDGEIDQRFFGAQSYRRTAFAGDHTGESLLNTLVDRAQSLDVPYRENVMITKLVSDGEQVYGAVGFDMDSGEYVLFNTGTIVLAAGGHAAVYNRHTSRDDENNGDGAALACDAGASLMDMEFVQFHPTGMAVDESDSGWEPWSGRLVTEAVRGEGGRLFNADGERFMERYSPDQMELDARDVVARAIAQEIAEGRGTENGGVYLDISHRDDEFIKERLPRMYERFQDLGVDMSTDPVEVAPTSHYGMGGVVVDDHGETDVDGLFAIGETMAGVHGANRLGGNSLAETIAYGVVAGERIADRVDGAGTIPDDLTERVTEPHIAGLAELAGSNGTHDVDTVFKELQDIMWEHAGLLRNEESLTAGLDALQRVREKADNLDVGPLTSRSFEYAIDIGFMLTTAETILQGARERTESRGAHYRTDHPDTDETWRRNIRYEQADLGRMTISKGSVDSPSEAVQDALDEGHELDYHQLE
- the hisH gene encoding imidazole glycerol phosphate synthase subunit HisH, translated to MSITQRTAEVVLVDYGLGNLRSVTRGLERAGADVTLSDDPADFDAADGIVLPGVGAFSEGMENAGPFRDALVDAAEAGRPLFGICLGMQMLLTSSEESETVGQGDVTGLDLVPGTNLRFDQGQKVPHMGWNELAVSREHPIAEGIDGEYAYFVHSYYADPDDENAIVATTDYGVEFPAIIANEAGNVFGTQFHPEKSGETGLRILRNFVQYCLE
- the phnD gene encoding phosphate/phosphite/phosphonate ABC transporter substrate-binding protein, with translation MLADDSEFEFSDPNWAENNYLSSALIDAGYERGQRADLERMGSREVDEVPHGDPVREAPSDESEYLDPDTLVFTESPSEDVEGRYEEDFEAVFDRIREETGKEVEYSRVDSYAASVEAMRSERAHIANFSTGATAFAVNLAGAVPFAVGLASDGAFGYRLFATTRAEAHDIQSVDDFARENVTIAHAEESSNSGHQAPSALFDQKFDVTPGEDYEVNFSGGHSNTARGIAAGDYDAGPICSTCLKDTVEGDSSLDFDDFKVVWASNPFPNGPITYRYNLHPDIVEGIKAAWLDSDFSGTDYAARTDYTEFLPIEYRRHWYDIVTIQGYNDVQYEQGALSE
- a CDS encoding MmgE/PrpD family protein produces the protein MLSLRVTRTSGINERKGIASGNATRNGVYVCLLAENGIEGPTDLSESQKGWKQIIGGEFDLDISPECSQYGDSQSEHFNALSRDATQRKVYGRRTLRANGLDDHYRRDCRLVPSN
- a CDS encoding uracil-DNA glycosylase, with the translated sequence MTDEIDVTDCTRCPALCDSRSRIVNGVGPTDASLLFVGEAPGRQEDETGEPFVGRSGDVLDEALRDRGLARRDVRITNCVRCRPPDNRDPRAEELANCRPYLDHEIDAIDPEVIVALGKVPSEHLLGRSVAVTAEAGSLHDVSIAGTPRRTLVCVHPAATLYDPGQRETFTAALDAAVEFVDGGDQSRLGDF
- a CDS encoding MBL fold metallo-hydrolase, whose product is MDVYNVTADADVFTCNAYLVEGERTVLVDAGAWSGVVDAVKSHTDALDAIMLTHQHSDHIAELDAVLDAFDAPLYAYADHPRREGELDDDDQVFIGDEPFDVVYTPGHADDHVAFVSETTLFSGDVVVHDDGAFDYGSFGRTDMPGQSRERLIESIKALLEVMGDDIEHMYTGHGDEFHGDVRDVVETALGRAKKRQPKYPE
- the phnC gene encoding phosphonate ABC transporter ATP-binding protein; translated protein: MLIVSELQKTYPTGDEALKGVDLSVEGSETVAMIGPSGAGKSTFIRCINRLTEPTAGTVELDGEDLTGLDDEALRAARRDIGMIFQEYNLVERLTVMENVLTGRLGYVSAWAAFRRNFPPDAIERAYEILDRVGLGEMADKRVDELSGGQRQRVGIARAVIQDPKILLVDEPTSSLDPETSETVMKLLTEIAAEREVPVLINIHEVDLAIEHADRIVGLHDGELVFEGTPGDLDEHGLDTVYRGADPRGTDSHDVGDAERADDRLVLNKTEPANGGL
- a CDS encoding DUF5786 family protein, yielding MGFGSYDESEQGNHDIDTDDLDEDGPKMAAAHDGELNFEYDDASSEDLLEAYEEFKSR
- a CDS encoding endonuclease dU yields the protein MNAGRRALGIAESYRGIDDGATSTLGGAVVRANRAVDDFALTTCLVGGRDATDAVADLWNRLDRPDVRYVFVAGVAPAWYNLLDLDALAAATDRPVLAISFEASDGLESGIEDAFDGDERAARLDAYRSLPDRFRLRVDDAPLFVRSVGLDEPDAAAVVEAYTHERRPEPLRVARALARRVDAARRDGRLASE